One Mya arenaria isolate MELC-2E11 chromosome 5, ASM2691426v1 genomic window carries:
- the LOC128235966 gene encoding aromatic-L-amino-acid decarboxylase-like gives MDEDEFNVRAKEALDMVFDYTKNARDYNPLHDVKQGYLSDHIPLDPPTVPEKWEDIVTDFDRYIFPGSLCPAGVELEVIVMDWLAKMIGLPDHFLYYNNSDFKYGGGCLQNTTCESTLVALLSARKKALLIRRNSECAEVDDWMIMSKFVAYSSEEVMATLGTSFLCVFDDTHELGQVCKSKIIWLHVDAALAGSMFICPEKRRKLKGIELCSLLDRTCKYHALKVWFVIRCYGRNGLQDEIRKDINFALYFKDLLTMDSRFEILNDVCTSIVCFRLKAPNTVNKALYQDIFYNKKQIHISKADSKGTFFLRFVSRSSNLTTREDIDFAWNIIQTTAENAFKKITC, from the exons ATGGACGAAGATGAGTTTAACGTTCGGGCAAAAGAAGCTTTAGACATGGTGTTCGATTATACCAAAAACGCTCGAGATTATAATCCCCTACATGATGTAAAACAAGGGTATTTGAGCGATCACATTCCACTAGATCCACCAACTGTTCCTGAAAAATGGGAAGACATCGTTACAGACTTTGACCGGTATATCTTTCCGGGG AGCCTTTGCCCTGCTGGTGTGGAGTTGGAGGTCATTGTTATGGATTGGCTGGCCAAAATGATAGGTCTTCCAGATCATTTTCTCTACTACAACAATAGTGACTTCAAATATGGTGGAGGATGCTTACAG aATACAACATGTGAGTCAACTTTAGTTGCTCTACTTTCTGCCAGAAAAAAGGCTTTGCTAATACGCAGGAATTCTGAATGTGCTGAAGTCGACGATTGGATGATAATGTCCAAATTTGTGGCATACAGTTCAGAAGAG GTGATGGCAACGCTGGGTACGTCTTTTCTATGTGTCTTTGATGACACGCATGAGCTCGGACAAGTTT GCAAAAGCAAAATTATATGGCTCCATGTCGATGCAGCACTTGCTGGCTCAATGTTTATTTGTCCAGAGAAAAGACGCAAGTTAAAAGGAATCGAG CTATGCTCTCTTCTCGACAG aacaTGCAAATACCATGCACTCAAGGTTTGGTTTGTCATAAGATGTTATGGACGGAACGGACTGCAAGATGAGAtaagaaaa GACATCAACTTTGCCTTGTACTTTAAAGACTTGCTGACCATGGATTCAAGATTTGAAATCTTAAATGATGTTTGTACCAGCATAGTGTGCTTCCGCTTAAAA gcaCCTAATACAGTGAACAAGGCTTTGTATCAGGACATtttttacaacaagaaacaaatCCATATCAGTAAGGCAGACTCGAAGGGCACTTTCTTTCTACGGTTTGTTTCCCGAAGTTCGAATCTAACGACCAGAGAGGACATTGACTTTGCATGGAATATCATACAGACGACTGCTGAAAATGCATTTAAGAAGATCACCTGCTAA
- the LOC128233718 gene encoding uncharacterized protein LOC128233718 produces the protein MDTPGKTLEMLNEFVDTRYSTKENFDLGTLLLDITNSAATNLVTEKGKEIHSSILETVKKIISSGDSPYCDQCTTQNASPCGNGNAWCRFRPHMCQYHDFTDPAKESRQCPKGICTQIAEEIINLHRFGKPSFKNTDARKWCVDPEEILKCFTKDAYTARDLSANMNIMENCMVFCGKDSCEQVREKRNNMFHLSKLRTTNQELREMADVFLNFADTNMSKEDATEMRQTIERKLRSNGFIDKKLDEIVGNMMAIAKAGGIGCLLHAFFSWINDKGMEHNEQPSETTDTSSSLLTSYTTEIQSAIAEHVYGITSETESKAADPKLTEPTLCGPAETVEILLVHGKNASTGRAFEISTANSTIQDIVTEFIQPTARSITMSMTESEIYKRGMSTTSSGSWTAQLLRFPRFPGS, from the exons ATGGATACACCAGGAAAAACACTTGAAATGCTCAACGAGTTCGTTGATACACGAT aTTCCACCAAGGAAAATTTTGATCTTGGTACCCTTCTGCTTGATATTACAAACTCTGCTGCCACCAATTTGGTTACAGAAAAGGGGAAAGAAATTCATTCGTCGATTTTGGAAACAGTGAAGAAAATTATAAGTAGCGGAGACAGTCCATACTGTGACCAGTGTACGACACAAAATGCAAGTCCTTGTGGAAATGGCAATGCCTGGTGCAGATTTAGACCGCACATGTGTCAGTACCATGATTTTACGGATCCTGCTAAAGAAAGTCGACAATGTCCTAAAGGAATTTGCACGCAGATAGCAGAAGAAATCATAAATTTACACCGGTTCGGAAAACCATCTTTCAAGAACACAGATGCTCGCAAATGGTGTGTTGATCCGGAGGAGATtctgaaatgttttactaaaGATGCATATACGGCCAGAGATTTAAGTGCAAACATGAACATAATGGAGAACTGCATGGTCTTCTGTGGAAAAGATTCATGTGAACAG GTCCGCGAGAAAAGGAATAATATGTTTCATCTGTCGAAATTGCGTACAACAAACCAAGAATTGCGAGAGATGGCCGATGTTTTCCTGAATTTTGCTGATACCAATATGTCAAAGGAGGATGCAACAGAGATGCGCCAGACTATTGAAAGg AAACTTCGGTCCAATGGGTTTATCGATAAAAAGCTTGATGAGATCGTTGGAAACATGATGGCAATCGCCAAGGCAGGGGGAATTGGCTGCCtcttacatgcatttttttcttggaTAAACGACAAAGGCATGGAACACAATGAGCAACCGAGTGAAACGACCGACACTTCATCCAGTCTTTTAACATCATACACGACAGAAATTCAGTCAGCGATCGCGGAACATGTTTATGGAATCACATCTGAAACCGAATCAAAAGCAGCTGATCCTAAATTGACAGAGCCGACCCTCTGCGGACCAGCGGAGACAGTCGAAATTCTTCTGGTCCATGGCAAAAATGCATCTACAGGAAGGGCCTTCGAAATTTCAACTGCAAATTCGACCATACAAGATATTGTAACTGAATTTATTCAACCGACAGCTCGATCAATTACGATGTCGATGACCGAAAGTGAAATTTACAAGCGAGGTATGTCTACAACATCTTCCGGAAGTTGGACAGCACAACTTCTTCGATTTCCGAGATTTCCAGGGTCTTAG